The region ATTGTCTGTCTAATCCTACGCTAAGATCTCCCGGTAAATTTTCGACAATAACATCAGGGTTGCAACCATTATTCTCTTCATTCATATTTTTATCTGAAGTATACCAACCTCTAAAAGAGACTCTAAAGGAACTTCCATCTAGTAATGTTTTACTAGACGTACTAATTACTCCTCCGGCCGTTGGCATTCCTACTATCTTACCTCTGTTTAAAATTTTTACTGCATGAGTAAAAATCTCAGCATTGCTGAATGACCACTGATCGCATAAAACAGCTATTGGTTTATCATAAAACAGTTGTGGCAACCTATCTTCAGGGTAACCTTTTTCACCTCCTCTAGGTATTGTTTCAGCGTGTTTTCTCCAGTTTAACATACCTAAGAGATAGTCAGCAGTATGTCCACCTCCATTCATTCGAACATCTATAATAAGAGCATCTCTATCAAGAGCTGCTGTAAATAATTCTGTTTCGAAGCTACATACACTCTCCTCGTCCATTCCTTTAAT is a window of Candidatus Delongbacteria bacterium DNA encoding:
- a CDS encoding PDZ domain-containing protein, with the protein product MQYSAYCFQVGLNRFETAELGLEVCTENGRFVVSNVKPYSPADMAKNKIYIGDTIISIDGIKLDTSKNFYSYLDNKANEYIDIAVENIEGTLRYVRLKLIDRGKLADLEYDRWQERNRQIVDSLSNSKLGYIHIKGMDEESVCSFETELFTAALDRDALIIDVRMNGGGHTADYLLGMLNWRKHAETIPRGGEKGYPEDRLPQLFYDKPIAVLCDQWSFSNAEIFTHAVKILNRGKIVGMPTAGGVISTSSKTLLDGSSFRVSFRGWYTSDKNMNEENNGCNPDVIVENLPGDLSVGLDRQLEAAVLEVLK